From one [Ruminococcus] lactaris ATCC 29176 genomic stretch:
- the pgsA gene encoding CDP-diacylglycerol--glycerol-3-phosphate 3-phosphatidyltransferase, which yields MNLPNKLTVLRVIMVPFFVFFMLTDVGGAANKWIALAIFVIASLTDMLDGKIARKYNLVTNFGKFMDPLADKLLVCSAMICLIPSGKLPTAIVIVIIAREFIISGFRLVASDNGIVIAANYWGKFKTVSQMAMIIVLIADLGGAFDLIGQILIWLALALTIISLIDYVWTNRQVLTQGGM from the coding sequence ATGAATTTACCAAATAAGCTGACAGTATTACGGGTGATCATGGTACCATTTTTTGTGTTTTTTATGCTGACGGACGTAGGAGGGGCGGCAAATAAGTGGATTGCTCTGGCAATTTTTGTGATTGCAAGTCTGACAGATATGCTGGACGGAAAGATTGCAAGAAAGTATAATCTTGTGACGAATTTTGGAAAATTTATGGATCCGCTGGCAGATAAGCTGCTGGTATGCTCCGCAATGATCTGCCTGATCCCTTCAGGAAAGCTGCCGACAGCGATCGTGATTGTTATCATTGCAAGAGAATTTATCATCAGTGGATTCCGGCTGGTTGCATCAGACAACGGAATTGTGATCGCAGCAAATTACTGGGGAAAATTTAAGACCGTATCTCAGATGGCGATGATCATTGTACTGATCGCGGATCTTGGAGGAGCTTTTGATCTGATCGGACAGATCCTGATCTGGCTGGCTCTTGCCCTGACGATCATTTCACTGATTGATTATGTATGGACGAACAGACAGGTTCTGACGCAGGGAGGCATGTAA
- a CDS encoding CinA family protein, with the protein MYLEWYLKEQAAGEKTLEETVVELLAEKGFHITTAESCTGGMIAGTLVNVAGASEVLNEGYVTYSNEAKERLVRVSHQTLGQFGAVSEQTAREMAEGAARAAKAEAALSATGIAGPGGGTAEKPVGLVYIGCYLNGKTTVKECRFTGNRMENRLHTVETALEILKERLLTEE; encoded by the coding sequence ATGTATCTGGAATGGTATTTAAAGGAGCAGGCTGCAGGAGAAAAGACGCTGGAAGAGACTGTGGTTGAACTTCTGGCAGAAAAAGGATTCCATATAACGACGGCAGAATCTTGTACCGGTGGGATGATCGCAGGCACTCTGGTCAATGTTGCCGGAGCATCGGAGGTACTGAATGAAGGATATGTTACTTATTCCAATGAGGCAAAAGAACGTCTGGTGAGGGTCTCACATCAGACTCTGGGGCAGTTTGGAGCAGTCAGTGAACAGACTGCACGGGAGATGGCAGAAGGGGCAGCAAGGGCAGCAAAAGCAGAAGCTGCACTGAGTGCCACCGGGATTGCCGGTCCGGGAGGCGGAACAGCGGAAAAACCGGTGGGACTGGTTTATATCGGCTGTTATCTGAATGGAAAGACTACAGTGAAAGAATGCCGGTTTACGGGAAACCGGATGGAAAACCGGCTGCATACAGTAGAAACGGCACTTGAAATATTAAAAGAAAGATTGCTTACAGAAGAGTAA
- the rimO gene encoding 30S ribosomal protein S12 methylthiotransferase RimO: MKILFISLGCDKNLVDTEVMLGLLASKGYEMTDDEQEADIIVINTCCFIHDAKEESIQNILEMAELKKEGKVKALIVTGCMAERYKDEILEEIPEVDEVLGTTAYDKILDAVDAALEGNQEVILSDIDALPLPETKRLVTTGGHFAYLKIAEGCDKHCTYCIIPKVRGNYRSVPMERLVNEARELAEQGVKELILVAQETTLYGKDLYGEKSLHKLVKELCNISGIRWIRILYCYPEEITDELIQVMKEEPKVCHYLDLPIQHANDTILKRMGRRTTKQELVHIVEKLRSEIPDICLRTTLITGFPGETAEQHEELMQFVDEMEFDRLGVFTYSPEEDTPAAGMPEQIEEEVKEDRQAEIMELQQEIAFDKAEDMIGREVLVMIEGKVADENAYVGRTYRDAPNVDGLIFINTDEELLSGDFARVKVTGALDYDLIGELL; this comes from the coding sequence ATGAAGATACTTTTTATCTCTCTGGGATGCGACAAAAACCTGGTTGATACAGAGGTTATGCTGGGATTACTGGCATCCAAAGGATATGAGATGACAGATGATGAGCAGGAAGCGGATATTATCGTGATCAATACCTGCTGCTTTATTCATGATGCCAAGGAAGAAAGTATTCAGAATATCCTAGAGATGGCAGAACTGAAAAAAGAAGGAAAAGTAAAAGCACTGATCGTGACGGGGTGCATGGCAGAGCGTTATAAAGATGAGATTCTGGAAGAAATACCGGAAGTAGACGAAGTACTTGGAACGACGGCATATGATAAAATACTGGATGCGGTAGATGCAGCACTTGAAGGAAATCAGGAAGTGATCCTTTCGGATATTGATGCACTGCCACTGCCGGAGACAAAGCGTCTTGTTACAACCGGAGGACATTTTGCCTATCTGAAGATCGCAGAGGGATGTGACAAGCATTGCACATATTGTATTATTCCAAAAGTAAGAGGAAATTATAGGAGTGTTCCGATGGAGCGTCTTGTGAATGAAGCCAGGGAACTGGCAGAGCAGGGGGTAAAAGAGCTGATCCTTGTGGCACAGGAGACGACGCTGTATGGAAAGGATCTTTATGGAGAAAAGTCACTGCATAAGCTGGTCAAAGAATTGTGTAATATCAGCGGAATCCGATGGATCCGTATTTTATACTGTTATCCGGAAGAGATTACAGATGAACTGATCCAGGTGATGAAGGAAGAACCGAAAGTCTGCCATTATCTTGATCTTCCGATCCAGCATGCGAATGATACGATTCTGAAGCGGATGGGCAGAAGGACTACGAAGCAGGAACTGGTTCATATAGTGGAAAAGCTGAGAAGTGAGATTCCTGATATCTGTCTGCGTACAACACTGATCACAGGATTCCCGGGAGAAACCGCAGAACAGCATGAAGAACTGATGCAGTTTGTGGACGAGATGGAGTTTGACCGTCTGGGAGTCTTTACTTATTCGCCGGAAGAGGATACACCGGCAGCAGGAATGCCGGAGCAGATCGAAGAAGAAGTAAAAGAAGACCGGCAGGCAGAGATCATGGAACTGCAGCAGGAGATCGCATTTGACAAGGCGGAAGACATGATCGGAAGAGAGGTTCTGGTTATGATCGAAGGAAAAGTTGCTGATGAAAATGCATATGTCGGAAGAACTTACAGAGACGCTCCGAATGTTGACGGATTGATTTTTATCAATACAGATGAAGAGTTACTTTCAGGTGATTTCGCAAGAGTAAAAGTAACAGGTGCTTTGGATTATGATTTGATAGGAGAGTTATTATGA
- the gmk gene encoding guanylate kinase, translating into MDKKGILIVVSGFSGSGKGTLMKALMKKYPENYALSISATTRQPREGETDGKEYFFISKEEFEKMIANSELIEYAKYVENYYGTPRDYVERQLESGKDVILEIEIQGALKVKKAFPDTLLLFITPPTAQELRSRLVGRGTETLDVIESRMDRACEEAEGMDQYDYLIVNDDLDTCVEEVHQIIRGEHHRSTRNTGFMEKIKEDLNSLKGEK; encoded by the coding sequence ATGGACAAAAAAGGTATATTGATCGTTGTATCAGGATTTTCGGGTTCAGGGAAAGGAACTCTGATGAAAGCTCTTATGAAAAAATATCCTGAGAATTATGCACTTTCTATTTCGGCAACCACCAGGCAGCCAAGAGAAGGCGAGACAGATGGGAAAGAGTATTTTTTCATTTCAAAAGAGGAATTTGAAAAAATGATTGCCAACAGCGAACTGATAGAGTATGCTAAATATGTGGAAAATTACTACGGCACTCCGCGTGATTATGTAGAAAGGCAGTTGGAATCCGGAAAGGATGTGATCCTGGAGATTGAGATTCAGGGGGCATTGAAAGTAAAAAAGGCTTTCCCGGATACGTTGCTTTTATTCATCACTCCGCCGACAGCACAAGAGCTGAGAAGCCGTCTGGTCGGAAGGGGAACAGAGACGCTGGATGTGATCGAGTCAAGAATGGATCGTGCCTGTGAAGAAGCAGAAGGAATGGATCAATACGATTATCTGATCGTGAATGATGATCTGGACACCTGTGTGGAGGAGGTTCATCAGATTATCCGTGGCGAGCATCACCGTAGTACCAGAAATACAGGATTTATGGAAAAGATCAAAGAAGATCTGAACAGTTTGAAAGGAGAAAAATAA
- a CDS encoding iron-sulfur cluster assembly scaffold protein, which produces MIYSHEVEMMCPVAQGVNHGAAPIPEEAKWVKAKEIKDISGLTHGVGWCAPQQGTCKLTLNVKDGIIQEALVETIGCSGMTHSAAMASEILPGRTLLEALNTDLVCDAINTAMRELFLQIVYGRTQSAFSEDGLPIGAGLEDLGKGLRSQVGTMYGTLKKGPRYLEMTDGYVTGIALNEDDEIIGYQFVNFGKMMDFIKAGDEPAVALEKAKGQYGRVDDAVKIIDPRKE; this is translated from the coding sequence ATGATTTATTCACACGAAGTAGAAATGATGTGTCCGGTAGCCCAGGGCGTAAACCATGGCGCAGCTCCAATTCCAGAAGAAGCTAAATGGGTAAAGGCAAAAGAAATCAAAGATATCTCCGGACTTACGCATGGTGTAGGCTGGTGTGCTCCACAGCAGGGTACTTGTAAGCTGACACTGAACGTAAAAGACGGAATCATCCAGGAGGCACTTGTTGAGACAATCGGATGTTCAGGAATGACTCATTCCGCAGCTATGGCTTCTGAGATCCTTCCGGGAAGAACACTTCTTGAAGCACTGAATACAGACCTTGTCTGTGATGCGATCAATACAGCTATGAGAGAACTGTTCCTTCAGATCGTTTACGGAAGAACTCAGAGTGCATTCTCAGAGGACGGACTTCCGATCGGAGCAGGACTGGAAGACCTTGGAAAAGGACTTCGTTCACAGGTTGGTACAATGTACGGTACACTGAAAAAGGGACCTCGTTATCTTGAGATGACAGATGGTTATGTAACAGGAATCGCACTGAATGAAGATGATGAGATCATCGGATATCAGTTCGTAAACTTTGGCAAGATGATGGATTTCATCAAAGCCGGAGACGAGCCTGCTGTTGCTCTTGAAAAAGCAAAAGGACAGTATGGACGTGTTGACGATGCTGTTAAGATCATTGACCCGAGAAAAGAGTAA
- the rpoZ gene encoding DNA-directed RNA polymerase subunit omega: MLHPSYTDLMKVVNKDVEEGESKIVNSRYSIVMATSKRARQLIAGELPLVPAKNGDKPLSIAIEELNEGKLKIMAENAEEEE, from the coding sequence ATGCTGCATCCATCTTATACAGACCTGATGAAGGTCGTGAACAAAGACGTTGAAGAGGGAGAATCCAAGATCGTCAACAGCCGTTATTCTATCGTAATGGCTACATCCAAAAGAGCAAGACAGTTGATCGCCGGAGAGCTTCCATTAGTTCCTGCTAAGAATGGAGATAAACCACTTTCAATAGCGATTGAAGAGCTGAATGAAGGTAAATTAAAGATCATGGCTGAGAATGCGGAGGAAGAAGAGTAA